A single Streptomyces sp. 2114.4 DNA region contains:
- a CDS encoding YidH family protein, whose translation MILTEALRSAGAAVRLWFSPARVREEGTTPDYRFSLANERTFLAWLRTGLALVGGGFAVDQFLPRLHQGLRVTCTVVLLVGGALCALRAVNHWVRCERAMRRGEDLPVSRFPTALALSVGVLAVAVVVLVLLGRTS comes from the coding sequence ATGATCCTTACCGAGGCACTGCGGTCGGCCGGCGCTGCCGTACGGCTGTGGTTCTCGCCCGCGCGGGTCCGCGAGGAGGGCACGACCCCCGACTACCGCTTCTCGCTCGCCAACGAGCGCACCTTTCTCGCCTGGCTGCGCACCGGGCTGGCGCTGGTCGGCGGCGGTTTCGCGGTGGACCAGTTCCTGCCCCGGCTGCACCAGGGGCTGCGGGTGACCTGCACCGTCGTCCTGCTGGTGGGCGGCGCGCTGTGTGCGCTGCGGGCGGTCAATCACTGGGTGCGCTGCGAGCGTGCGATGCGGCGCGGCGAGGACCTGCCGGTCAGCCGCTTCCCCACGGCGCTGGCGCTGAGCGTCGGCGTCCTGGCGGTGGCGGTGGTCGTGCTGGTCCTCCTGGGCCGGACCAGCTAG